Proteins encoded by one window of Ursus arctos isolate Adak ecotype North America unplaced genomic scaffold, UrsArc2.0 scaffold_22, whole genome shotgun sequence:
- the LOC113249745 gene encoding putative olfactory receptor 56B2 — MLQDLTHSNISKFRVSEFILMGFPGIHAWQHWLSLPLALLYLLALTANILILVIIKQEATLHQPMYYFLGILAVVDTGLATTIMPKILAILWFSAKAISLPECFAQMYVIHCFVGMESGIFVCMAIDRYVAICRPLQYPSIVTDFFVVKATVVMALRNTLTTIPVPVLAAQRHYCSQNQIEHCLCSNLGVTRLSCDDRTINSIYQLFLAWTLMGSDLGLIFLSYVLILHSVLKLNSAEAASKALSTCTSHLILILFFYTIIVVLSITHSAAKTVSLIPVLLNVLHNVIPPALNPMVYALKNKELRQGLYKVLKLDIKGN; from the coding sequence ATGTTGCAGGATCTCACACATTCCAACATCTCTAAGTTCCGAGTCTCTGAGTTCATTCTGATGGGATTCCCAGGCATTCACGCCTGGCAGCActggctctccctgcccctggctctACTCTACCTCTTAGCTCTCACTGCCAACATCCTTATCCTGGTCATCATCAAACAAGAGGCCACACTGCACCAGCCTATGTACTATTTCCTGGGGATCCTGGCTGTGGTAGACACGGGACTCGCCACCACCATCATGCCCAAGATTTTGGCCATCTTATGGTTCAGTGCCAAGGCCATCAGTCTCCCTGAGTGCTTTGCTCAGATGTATGTCATACATTGCTTTGTGGGCATGGAGTCAGGTATCTTTGTCTGCATGGCTATAGACAGATATGTAGCCATTTGCAGACCACTACAGTATCCCTCAAtagttactgatttttttgttgtcaAGGCAACTGTGGTCATGGCACTCAGAAATACCCTAACTACCATCCCAGTGCCTGTGTTGGCTGCTCAGAGACACTACTGCTCACAGAACCAAATTGAGCACTGCCTGTGTTCTAATCTTGGAGTCACTCGCTTATCCTGTGATGACAGGACAATCAACAGCATCTACCAGCTATTTCTGGCCTGGACGCTGATGGGGAGTGACCTGGGTTTGATTTTCTTATCATATGTTTTGATACTTCACTCGGTGCTGAAGCTGAACTCAGCAGAAGCTGCATCCAAAGCCCTCAGTACCTGTACTTCTCACCTCATCCTAATCCTGTTCTTTTACACTATCATTGTTGTCCTTTCCATCACCCATAGTGCAGCAAAGACGGTTTCCCTCATCCCAGTTCTACTCAATGTACTACACAATGTCATTCCTCCTGCCCTCAACCCCATGGTGTATGCACTCAAGAACAAGGAGCTCAGGCAGGGCTTGTATAAGGTTCTGAAGCTGGACATCAAGGGCAACTAA
- the LOC113248284 gene encoding putative olfactory receptor 56B2, producing the protein MLQDLTHSNISKFRVSEFILMGFPGIHAWQHWLSLPLALLYLLALTANILILVIIKQEATLRQPMYYFLGILAVVDMGLATTIMPKILAILWFSAKAISLPECFAQMYVIHCFVVMESGIFVCMAIDRYVAICRPLQYPSIVTDSFVVKATVVMALRSTLTTIPVPVMAAQRHYCSQNQIEHCLCTNLGVTRLSCDDRTINSIYQLFLAWTMMGSDLGLIFLSYSLILHLVLKLNSAEAASKALSTCTSHLILILFFYTIIVVLSITHSAAMTVSLIPVLLNVLHNVIPPALNPMVYALKNKELRQGLYKVLKLDSKGN; encoded by the coding sequence ATGTTGCAGGATCTCACACATTCCAACATCTCTAAGTTCCGAGTCTCTGAGTTCATTCTGATGGGATTCCCAGGCATTCACGCCTGGCAGCActggctctccctgcccctggctctACTCTACCTCTTAGCTCTCACTGCCAACATCCTTATCCTGGTCATCATCAAACAAGAGGCCACACTGCGCCAGCCTATGTACTATTTCCTGGGGATCCTGGCTGTGGTCGACATGGGACTGGCCACCACCATCATGCCCAAGATCTTGGCCATCTTATGGTTCAGTGCCAAGGCCATCAGTCTCCCTGAGTGCTTTGCTCAGATGTATGTCATACATTGCTTTGTGGTCATGGAGTCAGGTATCTTTGTCTGCATGGCTATAGACAGATATGTAGCCATTTGCAGACCACTACAGTATCCCTCAATAGTTACTGATTCTTTTGTTGTCAAGGCAACTGTGGTCATGGCACTCAGAAGTACCCTAACTACCATCCCAGTGCCTGTGATGGCTGCTCAGAGACACTACTGCTCACAGAACCAAATTGAGCACTGCCTGTGTACTAATCTTGGAGTCACTCGCTTATCCTGTGATGACAGGACAATCAACAGCATCTACCAGCTATTTCTGGCCTGGACGATGATGGGGAGTGACCTGGGTTTGATTTTCTTGTCATATTCTTTGATACTTCACTTAGTGCTGAAGCTGAACTCAGCAGAAGCTGCATCCAAAGCCCTAAGTACCTGTACTTCTCACCTCAtcctaattttgttcttttacacTATCATTGTTGTCCTTTCCATCACCCATAGTGCAGCAATGACGGTTTCCCTCATCCCAGTTCTACTCAATGTACTACACAATGTCATTCCTCCTGCCCTCAACCCCATGGTGTATGCACTCAAGAACAAGGAGCTCAGGCAGGGCTTGTATAAGGTTCTGAAGCTGGACAGCAAGGGTAACTAA